A genomic window from Providencia alcalifaciens includes:
- a CDS encoding MBL fold metallo-hydrolase, with protein MMNIRVFEVGYCTHPGCVALKGASMKACKFPARAWLIEGHDQRWLFDTGYADHFYDHTREGIIRLYRAVTPVYFDTKDALVSQLKADGITPADITGVIISHFHGDHIAGLRDFPSVPLICSGEGWQKTRNLTGFSALRKAFVRGLIPEDFEERARFYEGFERVELPEALAELGFGYAINPEKTLIAVPLPGHAAGHTGLCVATDDGWILLAGDAAWSPTNYRELRGPMAVANLIMDDRQAYYETLNKLHQIDKRQIPIQLCHEGEL; from the coding sequence ATGATGAACATTCGGGTATTTGAAGTGGGATATTGCACCCATCCCGGTTGTGTTGCCCTCAAAGGTGCCAGTATGAAAGCGTGTAAATTCCCTGCGCGGGCATGGCTGATTGAGGGGCATGATCAGCGCTGGCTATTTGACACGGGGTATGCCGACCACTTTTATGACCATACCCGTGAGGGGATTATTCGGCTGTATCGAGCGGTTACTCCGGTCTATTTTGATACCAAAGATGCTCTCGTTTCTCAGCTCAAGGCGGATGGCATCACGCCTGCTGATATTACTGGAGTGATTATTTCCCATTTCCATGGTGACCATATTGCGGGGCTACGGGATTTTCCGTCTGTACCGCTGATCTGTTCGGGGGAAGGGTGGCAAAAAACGCGCAACCTAACCGGATTTTCCGCATTACGTAAAGCCTTTGTGCGCGGGTTGATCCCTGAAGATTTCGAAGAAAGAGCTCGATTTTATGAAGGTTTTGAGCGTGTTGAGCTTCCTGAAGCCTTAGCCGAATTAGGATTTGGTTATGCGATAAATCCAGAAAAAACCTTAATTGCCGTGCCATTACCGGGTCATGCCGCGGGGCATACTGGATTATGCGTGGCGACAGATGATGGCTGGATCTTGCTGGCGGGGGATGCGGCGTGGTCACCAACGAATTACCGAGAATTGCGCGGGCCAATGGCGGTGGCGAATTTAATTATGGATGACCGCCAAGCCTATTACGAGACGCTCAATAAATTGCATCAGATTGATAAACGCCAGATACCGATCCAACTGTGTCATGAGGGCGAGTTGTGA
- a CDS encoding MFS transporter codes for MGKKTRANMHAYLTLSGLLFTFFWTWSSVFSLVSLWLSQKIGLKGTDTGIIFSVISLTAFCAQPLYGFIQDRLGLRKNLLWFLGGLLLISGPWFIFVCTPLLKWNIFAGAAALGIYVGATFFAGIGALESYTERVSRIASFEYGRARMWGSLGWAGATFFAGLLFNIDPNLNFAMGSASALLFIVLLWRLRNVRPHTMNELEFGKTQSLTIADALGLLRMRSFWSLVIFVCGVSVYNVYDQQFPVYFASLFANQNEGNEMFGYLNSLQVFLEAGGMFLAPFLVNRIGAKRGLLLSGVIMALRILGSGLADDAITISFMKLLHAVELPILLISLFKYITSVFDKRLSATIYLVGFQFIASLCASFLSPLAGYSYDTLGFADTYMILAAIVISMTIISSVLLQSEDASTVNHMTTSKKTVEL; via the coding sequence ATGGGCAAAAAAACACGCGCTAACATGCATGCCTATCTCACATTAAGTGGTTTGTTATTTACTTTTTTTTGGACATGGTCATCCGTGTTTTCCTTGGTATCTCTGTGGCTCAGCCAAAAAATTGGCCTAAAGGGCACCGATACGGGCATTATTTTTTCTGTTATCAGCCTAACCGCATTTTGTGCTCAGCCTCTTTATGGGTTTATTCAAGACAGGCTTGGCTTACGCAAAAATCTATTATGGTTTCTGGGTGGATTGCTATTAATCAGCGGGCCTTGGTTTATTTTTGTCTGTACCCCGTTATTAAAATGGAACATTTTTGCAGGGGCTGCCGCGTTGGGCATTTATGTTGGCGCAACTTTCTTTGCCGGTATTGGTGCACTTGAATCCTATACTGAGCGCGTCAGTCGCATCGCGAGTTTTGAATATGGTCGTGCCCGTATGTGGGGTTCACTGGGCTGGGCAGGCGCCACCTTTTTTGCTGGGTTATTATTTAATATCGATCCCAACTTGAATTTTGCCATGGGTTCCGCCAGCGCACTCCTGTTCATCGTTCTGTTATGGCGTTTACGCAACGTTCGCCCTCATACCATGAATGAGCTTGAGTTCGGCAAAACTCAGTCACTGACTATCGCTGACGCGCTGGGATTATTACGCATGCGCTCATTTTGGTCTTTGGTGATATTTGTCTGCGGGGTAAGTGTTTATAACGTCTACGACCAACAGTTTCCGGTCTATTTTGCCTCGTTGTTTGCCAACCAAAACGAAGGCAATGAGATGTTTGGCTACTTAAACTCACTTCAGGTCTTTTTAGAGGCTGGAGGTATGTTCTTAGCGCCTTTCCTCGTCAATCGTATTGGCGCAAAGCGTGGTCTGCTTTTGAGCGGCGTCATCATGGCGCTGCGTATTTTAGGTTCGGGGCTTGCCGACGATGCAATCACGATTTCATTTATGAAACTGCTACATGCCGTTGAACTCCCTATCCTATTAATTTCATTATTTAAATACATTACGTCTGTATTTGATAAACGTTTATCTGCAACCATCTACTTAGTGGGTTTCCAGTTTATAGCGTCGCTCTGCGCCTCATTTTTATCCCCACTCGCAGGCTACAGCTATGACACATTAGGCTTTGCAGATACCTATATGATCCTCGCCGCTATCGTCATTTCCATGACGATAATTTCAAGTGTCCTTCTGCAATCAGAGGACGCATCAACCGTCAATCATATGACAACATCGAAAAAAACGGTGGAACTATGA
- a CDS encoding 3-oxoacyl-[acyl-carrier-protein] synthase III C-terminal domain-containing protein, producing MLNPNTFVPLKIIASGIALPTHKILSIDLDKQLNKPNGYVEKRSGIRWRYHASNTDSQAELAAAAIHDALTRHHIDPASVDALICASAIPVQALPCSAAHILASSALDSGIACFDVNASCVSYLSALQIAGGLLATHQYRRIAIVSADIASRGIDWEHEESSLIFGDGAACTLVERGDGGSGILAFRLETYPEGLDLCEIRAGGTRRNPRSGMEPSDFLFHMKGKPLFKMASAMVEDFMERILSQAGVNLAQIDTVVPHQASHLSLEHMRKRLGVTTEQLVDIYATHGNQVAASIPSALHEAIITDRFYGKSHVMLVGTAAGLALSALVLVP from the coding sequence ATGCTTAACCCCAACACGTTTGTGCCACTGAAAATTATTGCTTCTGGCATCGCACTACCCACACATAAAATATTGTCGATAGATTTGGATAAGCAGCTAAATAAGCCGAACGGTTACGTCGAAAAACGCTCAGGGATCCGCTGGCGCTACCATGCATCCAATACCGATAGCCAAGCTGAATTAGCCGCTGCTGCAATCCACGATGCATTAACTCGCCACCATATTGACCCTGCCTCTGTGGATGCCTTGATTTGCGCATCAGCAATTCCCGTTCAAGCCCTCCCTTGTAGCGCAGCCCATATTCTCGCAAGTTCAGCACTTGATTCGGGTATTGCCTGTTTTGATGTGAATGCGAGCTGTGTGAGTTATTTATCGGCGTTGCAAATCGCGGGTGGGCTACTCGCCACCCATCAGTATCGCCGAATTGCGATTGTCTCTGCGGATATCGCCTCTCGGGGTATTGACTGGGAGCATGAAGAATCCTCACTTATTTTTGGGGATGGTGCGGCTTGTACCCTCGTTGAGCGCGGTGATGGGGGCAGTGGTATTTTGGCATTTCGTCTGGAAACCTATCCTGAGGGGCTGGATCTTTGTGAGATCAGAGCGGGCGGTACTCGCCGTAATCCACGCTCAGGAATGGAGCCGAGTGATTTTTTATTCCACATGAAAGGCAAACCGCTATTCAAGATGGCCTCCGCCATGGTTGAGGATTTTATGGAGAGAATACTGTCTCAAGCGGGTGTGAATTTAGCGCAGATTGATACCGTGGTTCCTCATCAAGCAAGTCACTTATCCTTGGAACATATGCGTAAACGCCTTGGAGTTACCACCGAGCAGTTAGTCGATATCTATGCCACACACGGTAACCAAGTCGCGGCATCAATTCCTTCCGCACTGCATGAAGCCATTATCACCGACCGTTTTTATGGCAAATCCCATGTAATGCTGGTAGGAACCGCAGCCGGTTTAGCTTTATCTGCCCTGGTTTTAGTCCCATGA
- the dicD gene encoding division control transcriptional repressor DicD, which yields MQRDTILSHALNQLEKQGLSASTESLLTEIESDFTALRQFWPDDEALVYDSLRYHGQQIEVWQRQTLLDEQLSPQLKLMARYQQLAEKVREGRFPGCLFISACNYYPDPEHPIHQLSRLQKSNSFSFTKQLLDELDIEDAELVANQMELVLEGCLNRLLVNRNIRDVEIAQQLSEDILTIALCRKRGALS from the coding sequence ATCCAGCGCGACACTATTTTGAGCCATGCGTTAAACCAGTTAGAGAAACAAGGGTTATCTGCCTCGACAGAAAGTTTACTCACTGAAATTGAATCCGATTTTACGGCCTTACGCCAATTTTGGCCTGATGATGAAGCCCTCGTTTATGATTCTCTACGCTATCACGGGCAGCAAATTGAAGTGTGGCAGCGCCAAACCTTATTAGACGAGCAACTCAGCCCACAATTAAAACTCATGGCTCGCTATCAACAGCTGGCAGAGAAAGTCCGTGAGGGGCGTTTTCCTGGCTGCCTGTTTATTTCCGCCTGTAACTACTACCCAGACCCAGAGCATCCTATCCACCAATTAAGCCGCCTGCAAAAATCCAATTCATTCAGCTTTACCAAGCAGCTGCTTGATGAGCTCGATATTGAAGATGCAGAACTCGTCGCCAATCAGATGGAGTTGGTCTTAGAAGGCTGTTTAAATCGCTTGTTGGTCAATCGCAATATCCGTGATGTGGAAATTGCTCAACAGCTTTCTGAGGATATTTTGACTATTGCCCTATGCCGTAAAAGAGGTGCATTAAGTTAA
- a CDS encoding aminoimidazole riboside kinase: MTDKVWVLGDAVVDLIPEREGCLLQLPGGAPANVAAGVARLDGQSGFIGRVGDDPFGRFMLRTLEQERVDTDYMKLDPQHRTSTVVVELDEEGERTFTFMVRPAADLFLEVEDLPVFQKNEWLHACSIALSAEPSRSTTFYAMEKIRRAGGRVSFDPNIRTDLWQDENLLRECLHKALTFASVVKLSEEELFFLSGKTDIQQGIAQLSAQYSFDLLLVTLGKNGVMVCWQGDILHYSARPVVVVDTTGAGDAFVAGLLAGLAVYGLPSDEDTLSVIIGQAQICGALATTAKGAMTALPYRQDLLKSL, encoded by the coding sequence ATGACCGATAAAGTGTGGGTTCTCGGTGATGCTGTTGTTGATTTGATCCCCGAAAGAGAAGGCTGCTTACTTCAGCTTCCGGGGGGCGCGCCTGCGAATGTTGCGGCTGGGGTTGCTCGCCTTGATGGACAAAGTGGGTTTATTGGTCGTGTCGGAGATGATCCTTTTGGCCGCTTTATGCTCCGCACGTTAGAGCAAGAGAGGGTGGACACCGACTATATGAAGTTGGATCCGCAACATCGTACATCAACGGTGGTGGTTGAACTGGATGAAGAAGGAGAGCGAACCTTTACGTTTATGGTTCGCCCCGCTGCGGATCTTTTTTTAGAAGTCGAAGACTTACCCGTATTTCAGAAAAATGAATGGCTACACGCTTGCTCTATCGCGCTGAGTGCGGAGCCGAGCCGCAGTACCACATTTTATGCTATGGAAAAAATCCGTCGTGCAGGTGGGCGCGTTAGTTTTGATCCTAATATTCGAACGGATCTGTGGCAGGATGAAAATCTATTGCGTGAATGTTTACATAAAGCGCTAACTTTCGCTTCGGTGGTGAAGTTATCCGAAGAAGAGTTATTTTTCTTAAGCGGCAAAACTGATATTCAGCAAGGTATTGCACAACTTTCAGCACAGTATTCTTTTGATTTACTGCTGGTGACTCTAGGTAAAAATGGGGTGATGGTGTGTTGGCAGGGCGATATCCTGCATTATTCTGCTAGACCGGTGGTGGTGGTTGATACGACCGGTGCGGGAGATGCTTTTGTCGCAGGTTTATTAGCGGGGCTGGCGGTTTATGGTTTACCGAGTGATGAAGACACTTTGAGCGTTATTATAGGACAAGCACAAATTTGTGGTGCATTAGCCACCACGGCGAAGGGTGCAATGACCGCATTGCCATATCGTCAAGATTTACTCAAAAGCCTGTAG
- a CDS encoding sterol desaturase family protein translates to MNELTFPIIFMVLIVMVEALIIARQKRVSFSWQDVVFNLNSGHIMLWLFRGLELFCYGFVVTHFSFGITDSWPTWLVWLFTLIAWDLGFYWLHRLHHRYRLLWAVHVVHHQGEHFNLSLGVRNSWYSSLTSIPFFLLLALMGVPLTVFMTVSVLHYTIQFFNHSGLIPRFKWLEAWMVTPHHHRVHHIKTGGYANRNFGGSFIIWDKLFGTFSESPETPHQYGIGGEAATENPLIDSNRPFLRILGVKKANKPTHSPRYHIGKMGLVGGTLLLFTLVIGYVYRYGYGFNGTTLEQVGLFLLLAAGTVALSGLSSGYGWGKWSWFAVASLTLLLIIIAGWLTPFWLVVGALLWLHSFAVLMGVGTTSVDSRDVQA, encoded by the coding sequence ATGAATGAACTGACATTTCCCATTATCTTTATGGTGTTGATTGTGATGGTGGAAGCGCTGATCATTGCCCGCCAAAAGCGCGTTTCATTCAGTTGGCAAGATGTGGTGTTTAACCTCAATTCTGGGCATATCATGCTGTGGCTATTTCGTGGGTTAGAACTATTTTGCTACGGTTTTGTGGTCACGCATTTTTCTTTCGGTATTACCGATAGCTGGCCAACGTGGCTGGTGTGGTTGTTTACGTTAATCGCTTGGGATTTAGGGTTTTATTGGCTTCATCGCTTACACCATCGGTACCGTCTTTTGTGGGCAGTGCATGTGGTGCACCATCAAGGGGAGCATTTTAATCTCTCGTTAGGGGTACGTAATTCGTGGTATTCCTCACTCACTTCTATTCCTTTCTTTCTGTTATTGGCGTTGATGGGCGTGCCGCTCACCGTCTTTATGACGGTATCGGTGCTTCATTACACTATTCAGTTTTTTAACCACAGTGGGTTAATTCCCCGTTTTAAATGGTTGGAGGCGTGGATGGTGACGCCGCATCATCATCGGGTTCACCATATTAAAACGGGCGGATATGCCAATCGTAACTTTGGTGGCAGTTTTATTATTTGGGATAAGCTATTTGGAACGTTTTCTGAATCCCCAGAAACGCCTCATCAATACGGTATCGGCGGTGAGGCGGCGACGGAAAACCCGCTGATTGACAGTAATCGCCCATTTTTGCGTATTTTAGGTGTGAAAAAAGCGAATAAACCGACCCATTCCCCTCGTTATCACATCGGAAAAATGGGGCTAGTGGGTGGGACATTGCTGCTGTTCACGTTGGTGATTGGCTACGTGTATCGCTATGGGTACGGTTTTAATGGGACGACTCTTGAGCAAGTTGGGTTATTTCTGCTGTTGGCGGCAGGGACTGTCGCATTATCTGGCTTATCAAGCGGTTATGGTTGGGGAAAATGGAGTTGGTTTGCCGTTGCCAGCCTGACACTGTTATTGATCATCATTGCAGGCTGGTTGACGCCATTCTGGCTGGTGGTGGGTGCGCTATTATGGTTGCACAGCTTTGCTGTGCTAATGGGCGTAGGAACAACGTCTGTGGATAGCCGTGATGTACAAGCCTAA
- a CDS encoding helix-turn-helix domain-containing protein, which produces MLANQQFDNHEVSTYIGSFLKRRRKVVGLTGAELASRLSISQQQISRYERGVNAITIQNLLGILHALELKKHDIDEFLQNIFNFYHIDIDMEKKLFN; this is translated from the coding sequence ATGCTAGCTAATCAACAATTCGATAACCATGAAGTATCCACTTACATTGGCTCATTTCTTAAGCGACGACGTAAAGTTGTTGGACTGACTGGTGCTGAACTGGCCTCTCGTTTAAGCATCAGCCAACAACAGATTTCTCGCTATGAGCGAGGTGTCAATGCGATTACTATTCAAAATCTTTTGGGAATTTTACATGCTTTAGAATTAAAAAAGCACGACATTGATGAGTTCCTACAAAATATTTTCAATTTTTATCATATCGATATTGATATGGAGAAAAAGTTGTTTAACTAG
- a CDS encoding phosphatase PAP2 family protein has protein sequence MIKSMSVWRRVGYLLLGWGCVGVFYSLTGHIYSSAHVISPSIIDDAVGYSPNAVWLYLSFFLFIPCGYLLSYAEKVKPLMWQMILCAVLSGMVYLIYPTTAEFPQYIGSGLTQLALAGLLQADTSQNMLPSLHVSLTLIAWWALCRKGQFLRNLLWLLWALMIIFSVLMLKRHLFIDVVGGAACAWIAITVVRLLTFRLLTSDPSRRVR, from the coding sequence ATGATAAAGTCGATGTCAGTGTGGCGGCGCGTGGGGTATTTACTATTAGGCTGGGGATGTGTTGGGGTTTTCTACTCATTGACGGGGCATATTTATTCTTCTGCGCACGTTATTTCCCCCTCGATAATTGATGATGCAGTCGGTTATTCGCCAAATGCGGTATGGCTCTATCTCTCTTTTTTTCTTTTTATTCCCTGCGGTTATCTGCTGAGTTATGCAGAAAAAGTAAAGCCGTTAATGTGGCAGATGATCCTCTGTGCGGTGCTATCTGGCATGGTATATCTGATTTATCCAACCACGGCTGAGTTTCCTCAATATATAGGGAGTGGGTTGACTCAGCTGGCACTTGCCGGGTTATTACAGGCGGATACCTCACAAAATATGCTGCCTTCGCTCCACGTGTCGTTGACGTTAATTGCATGGTGGGCTTTGTGTCGAAAAGGTCAATTTTTGAGAAACCTCTTGTGGTTATTGTGGGCGTTGATGATTATTTTTTCTGTCTTAATGCTAAAGCGGCACCTGTTTATTGATGTGGTTGGCGGTGCGGCTTGTGCGTGGATAGCGATAACAGTTGTTCGTTTACTGACGTTTCGCTTATTGACGTCTGATCCGTCACGGAGAGTGCGATGA
- a CDS encoding NAD-dependent epimerase/dehydratase family protein yields the protein MKILVTGATSGLGRNATEILLREGHRVVACGRDLAIGQELMDAGATFIPVELATLTPETARELMAGCQAIWHCAALSAPWGARETFEAINWQATKTLAQTAAEQGIERFVHISTPAIYFNFTHQHNIFESTNNTQFANDYARTKFLAEQEIAKIVSNYPSTTFVILRPRGLFGAHDRVLLPRLMAQVRARHGKLVLPAGGKNAFDLTYVENVVDAMILATQKPLKSGSIFNITNQDPQPLATTLRALFAQTGTECQIKSAPYSLLYGVAFCLEKLAIMQRKEPLLTRYSLGAAYFTMILNNQRAQQELGYIPRYSMAEGIARTAKWLNENQEGKL from the coding sequence ATGAAAATCTTAGTCACAGGCGCGACCAGTGGGCTAGGACGTAATGCTACTGAAATTTTGCTACGTGAAGGGCATCGGGTGGTGGCTTGCGGGCGTGATTTAGCCATTGGTCAGGAGTTAATGGATGCGGGGGCTACATTTATTCCCGTAGAACTGGCAACCTTAACACCGGAAACCGCGCGCGAGTTGATGGCAGGGTGTCAGGCAATTTGGCACTGTGCAGCACTGTCGGCGCCATGGGGGGCGCGTGAAACATTTGAGGCTATTAATTGGCAAGCTACCAAAACCTTGGCGCAGACTGCGGCAGAGCAAGGTATCGAGCGGTTTGTGCATATCTCCACCCCTGCAATCTATTTTAATTTTACTCACCAGCACAATATTTTCGAATCAACGAATAACACGCAATTTGCCAATGATTATGCGCGAACGAAGTTCCTTGCCGAGCAAGAAATTGCCAAGATAGTGTCGAATTATCCCTCAACTACGTTTGTGATTTTGCGCCCTCGAGGATTATTTGGCGCGCATGATAGGGTTTTATTGCCGCGTTTGATGGCGCAAGTCCGCGCTCGCCATGGCAAATTGGTGCTGCCGGCAGGAGGAAAAAACGCCTTCGATTTGACCTACGTTGAAAATGTGGTGGATGCCATGATATTGGCAACCCAAAAGCCATTAAAAAGTGGCTCGATATTTAATATTACCAACCAAGATCCTCAGCCACTTGCGACAACATTACGTGCGCTATTTGCACAAACAGGCACCGAATGCCAGATTAAATCTGCACCTTACTCACTATTATATGGTGTGGCGTTCTGCTTAGAAAAATTGGCGATTATGCAGCGAAAAGAGCCATTATTAACCCGTTATAGCCTTGGCGCCGCTTATTTCACGATGATTTTAAACAATCAACGCGCTCAGCAGGAACTCGGTTACATCCCACGCTATTCCATGGCGGAGGGCATCGCACGCACCGCAAAATGGCTTAACGAAAATCAAGAGGGCAAACTATGA
- a CDS encoding LacI family DNA-binding transcriptional regulator, translating into MVLLKDVAKLAGVSMMTVSRAINNPEKLKKETLARIQKAINETGYTPDLSARMIRGTRSGQKPRTIGVLALDTATSPFSVDITLSIEETARSHGWNSYVVNMLEGDDPEAIASLLFSHRPDGIIYTAMGLRQVEITKHMMKVPLVLANCESLNVPTASYVPDDEDGQYNAVKALLNAGYRQPLCLYLPDNHPATLRRVLGVKRACEEHGINADALSHHFLSTENYADIPEIVRKQIHHGKASFDSIICGNDRIAFIVYQILLESGLKIPKDVAVVGYDNMVGIGELFIPPLSTVQLPHYEIGKRSALHIINGETHRETVYISSPWLPRDSI; encoded by the coding sequence ATGGTACTCTTAAAAGATGTCGCAAAGCTGGCTGGTGTTTCAATGATGACGGTCTCAAGAGCTATCAATAATCCTGAAAAGCTGAAAAAAGAGACATTAGCACGCATTCAAAAAGCGATTAATGAAACCGGTTATACGCCTGATCTTTCAGCTCGGATGATCCGCGGTACACGGTCAGGACAAAAGCCTCGAACGATTGGGGTGCTGGCGCTAGATACGGCGACGTCTCCTTTTTCTGTCGATATCACGCTGTCTATTGAAGAAACGGCGCGTTCACACGGTTGGAATAGCTATGTGGTGAATATGCTAGAAGGTGATGACCCGGAAGCCATCGCGAGTTTACTTTTTTCTCATCGCCCAGATGGCATTATTTACACGGCAATGGGACTTCGGCAGGTTGAAATTACCAAGCACATGATGAAAGTGCCACTAGTACTCGCTAACTGTGAAAGTTTAAATGTACCAACGGCCAGCTATGTACCCGATGATGAAGATGGTCAATATAACGCGGTGAAAGCGCTATTAAATGCGGGGTACCGCCAGCCGCTGTGTTTATATCTCCCAGACAACCACCCGGCTACTCTCCGTCGAGTTCTTGGGGTTAAGCGCGCCTGTGAAGAACATGGCATTAATGCGGATGCGCTATCTCATCATTTTTTAAGTACAGAAAATTATGCAGATATTCCTGAGATTGTCCGTAAACAGATCCACCATGGAAAAGCGAGTTTTGATTCCATTATTTGTGGAAACGATCGGATCGCATTCATTGTGTATCAGATCTTGCTAGAGAGTGGATTGAAGATCCCAAAAGATGTCGCTGTTGTGGGTTACGACAATATGGTTGGGATCGGCGAATTATTTATTCCACCGCTTTCGACGGTGCAACTTCCCCATTATGAGATTGGTAAGCGCAGCGCGCTACATATCATTAATGGGGAGACGCATCGAGAAACTGTCTATATTTCATCGCCTTGGTTACCAAGGGATTCAATTTAA
- a CDS encoding F390 synthetase-related protein: MKLLKILWYYWQARRLRFTDPIALERYQQRKLSAFTQRFLRRSPYFSAYCEQALTQWPVMNKALMMQHFDRMNTQGLKVNELLACAKQSESSRDFSPTVGKFSVGLSSGTSGKRGVFVVSPDEQARWSGTMLAKMLPDGLFAGERVALFLRANNNLYESVNNRWLSFQFYDLLGDFDEHLAALNQWQPTIIVAPAQVLVEMAKRQQRNECSLTPKRVISVAEVLNADDKAQLKTVFSDVGEVYQATEGFLGCTCPHGTLHLNEAFLHIEKQWIDERRFSPIITDFTRQTQPIVRYQLDDILVVREAPCPCGDVQIAIECIEGRSDDQLVLTNQQGEPITLFADACNRVMCNTLPTETDYRLHQQGQLFTLSADCEEAVLLACKQALTDYFELQGAVTEHLQWQLNTVLPATVMAIKRRRITREAS, encoded by the coding sequence GTGAAACTGCTGAAAATTCTGTGGTATTACTGGCAGGCTCGACGACTGCGCTTTACGGATCCCATAGCGCTAGAGCGATACCAACAGCGAAAATTATCGGCATTTACCCAGCGCTTTTTACGGCGCAGTCCCTATTTTTCGGCATATTGTGAGCAAGCACTTACTCAGTGGCCTGTGATGAATAAAGCCTTGATGATGCAGCATTTTGACCGTATGAACACCCAAGGGCTGAAAGTGAATGAGCTGCTTGCCTGCGCAAAGCAGAGCGAATCTTCCCGAGATTTCTCCCCAACCGTGGGGAAATTCAGTGTGGGGTTATCGTCTGGGACATCAGGAAAGCGAGGGGTGTTTGTGGTCAGCCCTGACGAGCAAGCTCGCTGGTCGGGAACCATGCTGGCTAAGATGCTACCGGATGGACTATTTGCTGGAGAGCGCGTTGCGCTGTTTCTACGTGCAAACAATAACTTATATGAAAGTGTCAATAACCGCTGGCTCTCATTTCAGTTTTACGACCTGCTGGGGGATTTTGATGAGCATCTTGCTGCACTTAATCAATGGCAGCCTACCATTATTGTTGCCCCTGCACAGGTGCTGGTGGAAATGGCAAAGCGCCAGCAGCGAAATGAGTGCTCACTAACCCCAAAAAGGGTGATATCAGTGGCGGAAGTACTCAATGCCGATGATAAAGCCCAGCTAAAAACGGTTTTTTCAGATGTGGGCGAAGTGTATCAAGCGACAGAAGGTTTTCTTGGTTGCACCTGCCCTCATGGCACATTGCATCTGAATGAAGCTTTTTTGCATATTGAAAAACAGTGGATTGATGAACGCCGTTTTTCACCGATTATCACCGATTTTACACGGCAAACTCAGCCCATTGTGCGTTATCAACTCGATGATATCTTGGTTGTTAGAGAGGCTCCATGCCCTTGCGGCGATGTACAAATAGCCATTGAATGCATTGAAGGACGCAGCGATGATCAACTGGTATTAACCAATCAACAAGGTGAACCAATAACCCTGTTTGCGGACGCCTGTAACCGAGTGATGTGCAATACTTTACCGACTGAGACAGATTACCGACTTCATCAACAGGGGCAGTTATTCACCTTATCTGCGGATTGTGAGGAAGCGGTACTATTGGCATGTAAGCAAGCACTAACTGACTATTTTGAACTGCAAGGCGCAGTGACTGAGCATCTTCAATGGCAACTCAACACTGTCTTGCCTGCCACAGTGATGGCTATCAAGCGTCGGCGGATCACGCGGGAGGCGTCATGA